A stretch of the Marivirga tractuosa DSM 4126 genome encodes the following:
- a CDS encoding carbon-nitrogen hydrolase family protein produces MKKFKVGCVQATPSLFNKSKTMDIVLKWIKKGFEQGVKLLVFPESFIPAYPAGLAFGTVVGSRTEPGREQFREYWDNSVEVGAEETQQIAKWAQEYEMYITIGVTERDSVSKTLYCTLLYFSPHGKLMGRHRKLKPTAAERLVWGEGDGTTLSTFNTEIGKLGGLICWENYMPLARMSMYQKGVEIYVAPTADSRDSWNSSLIHIACEGRCYVVGSNQFIRKRDYPEHLQKELATDRPEILSRGGSVIISPLGKVLAGPLYHEEGLLTAEIDHDEIIRAKMDFDVIGHYARNDVFGFEVNGQPDMEKEE; encoded by the coding sequence ATGAAAAAGTTTAAAGTAGGCTGTGTACAAGCCACTCCTTCTCTGTTTAACAAATCCAAAACAATGGATATTGTACTAAAATGGATTAAGAAGGGTTTTGAACAAGGAGTTAAATTGTTGGTATTCCCCGAGAGCTTTATTCCTGCTTACCCAGCAGGTTTGGCCTTTGGAACCGTTGTGGGCAGCAGAACAGAGCCGGGAAGAGAGCAATTTCGAGAATACTGGGACAACAGTGTGGAAGTTGGAGCTGAAGAAACCCAACAGATTGCGAAATGGGCTCAAGAATATGAAATGTATATCACCATTGGCGTAACAGAAAGAGATTCTGTTAGTAAAACCTTATACTGCACATTACTTTATTTTTCTCCTCATGGAAAATTAATGGGGAGACACCGGAAGCTAAAGCCAACTGCTGCAGAAAGACTCGTTTGGGGAGAAGGAGATGGCACAACTTTAAGCACTTTTAACACTGAAATAGGTAAATTAGGCGGGTTGATTTGTTGGGAAAACTATATGCCTTTAGCCAGAATGTCCATGTATCAAAAAGGAGTGGAAATCTATGTTGCTCCAACTGCCGATTCAAGAGATAGCTGGAACAGCAGTTTGATTCATATTGCCTGCGAAGGCAGATGTTATGTTGTCGGTTCCAATCAATTTATCCGCAAAAGAGACTATCCTGAACATCTACAAAAAGAATTAGCTACAGATCGACCTGAAATTTTATCAAGAGGCGGTAGTGTCATTATTTCTCCTTTAGGGAAAGTATTGGCAGGGCCTTTGTACCATGAAGAAGGATTACTCACCGCAGAAATAGATCATGATGAAATAATTAGAGCAAAAATGGATTTTGATGTAATTGGACATTATGCCCGGAACGATGTTTTTGGGTTTGAGGTCAATGGGCAGCCGGATATGGAGAAAGAGGAATAG
- a CDS encoding transporter, whose translation MRYIFFLTFIASSYLVQAQEDSIQIYTDRPGFSDYPKTIPKGYFQVEAGFSFDSETVNPNDKNQVINWNNTLVKYGLTSGLELRLSQSYQSVRLLESGTSPEFNWISNSGPIVVGSKVNLLEESGLIPQTAVLAEYGINTANPSTFENNSYYRIQMSSIYQLNPQWYLMANLGYDKLFENLGRLRFTLNSGFSINEKLSVYAEIYGFRSESLTPLNYFDGGFTYLINPKFQLDLHAGFDLVQQVNNVDNYQQSFLSIGLGYLFKVKK comes from the coding sequence ATGAGATATATCTTTTTCTTAACTTTCATTGCTAGTTCCTATCTTGTACAAGCTCAAGAAGACAGTATACAGATTTATACAGATAGACCTGGTTTTTCTGATTATCCCAAAACTATTCCCAAAGGATACTTTCAAGTTGAGGCAGGTTTTTCTTTTGACAGTGAAACAGTAAATCCAAATGATAAGAATCAAGTTATCAATTGGAATAATACACTGGTCAAATACGGATTGACATCTGGCTTAGAACTAAGGTTAAGCCAATCATACCAAAGCGTAAGATTATTAGAATCAGGTACTAGTCCAGAATTCAACTGGATTAGCAATTCGGGACCAATTGTAGTAGGATCCAAAGTAAACTTACTGGAAGAATCTGGTTTAATACCGCAAACCGCAGTTTTGGCTGAATATGGAATCAACACTGCTAATCCAAGCACTTTTGAAAACAATAGTTACTACAGAATTCAGATGTCTTCCATTTATCAATTAAATCCCCAATGGTATTTGATGGCTAATCTCGGATATGACAAGCTTTTCGAAAATTTAGGTCGGTTAAGATTCACCTTAAATTCTGGCTTCTCAATAAACGAGAAATTATCAGTGTATGCCGAGATATATGGTTTCAGATCTGAATCTCTAACTCCACTTAATTATTTTGATGGAGGTTTTACCTATTTAATCAATCCGAAATTTCAACTGGATCTCCATGCAGGCTTTGACTTGGTGCAGCAAGTCAATAATGTGGATAATTATCAGCAAAGCTTTTTATCAATAGGCTTAGGCTATCTTTTTAAAGTTAAAAAATGA
- a CDS encoding EamA family transporter produces the protein MQSKKLKGMIRGAILVFLGACSFGVLTTLVKISYKEGFTLAEVTGAQVFFGAIILWLILAGRALFQNIKFHFTWKNSWKVLLTGISTGLVSLCYYKSIQELPASIGILLLMQFTWISMLLEIIIHQKFPTRMQWISVIFILFGTYLAGNIYSLDNIPFSLEGIGYGFLAGFFYAVFIWANGRVGNALVPVQKSAMMITGACLFIFVIFPPEFLWNGSMSAGLWSWGLIFALFGTVIPPLFYAYGIPQTGVGLSSILSSAELPVAVFFSSWLLAEEVTALQWIGVATILFAIVVANVKKAKSPLAPKGGKTP, from the coding sequence TTGCAATCCAAAAAATTAAAAGGAATGATCAGAGGAGCTATATTGGTATTTTTAGGTGCTTGCAGTTTTGGGGTTTTAACCACATTAGTTAAAATCTCCTATAAAGAAGGCTTCACTTTAGCAGAAGTAACAGGAGCACAAGTTTTCTTTGGTGCTATAATTTTGTGGCTTATTTTAGCTGGAAGGGCTTTATTTCAAAATATAAAATTTCATTTTACTTGGAAAAATAGCTGGAAAGTACTACTTACTGGAATAAGCACAGGATTGGTAAGCTTGTGTTATTATAAATCCATCCAAGAACTTCCTGCCTCGATTGGGATACTTCTATTAATGCAATTTACTTGGATCAGCATGCTTCTGGAAATAATCATTCACCAAAAATTTCCTACTCGAATGCAATGGATTTCAGTTATCTTCATCCTTTTTGGAACCTATTTAGCAGGTAATATTTACAGCTTAGACAATATCCCGTTTAGTTTAGAAGGTATAGGATATGGGTTTTTAGCAGGATTTTTTTATGCAGTATTTATTTGGGCAAATGGAAGGGTCGGCAATGCATTGGTTCCTGTTCAGAAAAGTGCAATGATGATAACGGGGGCATGCCTTTTCATCTTTGTGATTTTCCCTCCTGAATTTCTATGGAATGGAAGTATGTCTGCAGGATTATGGTCATGGGGATTAATTTTCGCATTATTTGGAACTGTAATTCCTCCTTTATTCTACGCTTATGGCATCCCGCAAACTGGAGTGGGGCTAAGCAGCATTCTAAGTTCAGCTGAATTACCCGTAGCGGTTTTCTTTTCTAGCTGGCTTTTAGCTGAAGAGGTGACAGCTTTGCAATGGATAGGAGTTGCTACAATTCTGTTTGCAATAGTGGTTGCCAATGTTAAGAAGGCTAAAAGCCCCCTAGCCCCCAAAGGGGGGAAGACGCCCTGA
- a CDS encoding ribonuclease HII: protein MSLKANFNKNNKFEAGCDEVGRGCLAGPVVASAVILPTNFSHPYLTDSKKLSAKKRAELVDVIKKESIAWAIAECSPEEIDQVNILKASFWAMHKALDQLKQKPDFLLVDGNRFTPYPEIPHECVIKGDSKYFSIAAASILAKEYRDNLMRDLAEIHPHYGWERNVGYPTKQHRAGIQKFGATEHHRKSFQLLPRQLEIFEKEHKEISS from the coding sequence ATGAGTTTAAAGGCTAACTTTAATAAAAACAATAAATTTGAGGCAGGTTGCGATGAGGTGGGGCGTGGTTGCTTGGCTGGGCCTGTAGTTGCATCAGCAGTAATTCTACCTACCAATTTTTCTCATCCCTATCTTACAGATTCCAAAAAACTGAGTGCAAAAAAGAGAGCTGAATTGGTAGATGTCATTAAAAAAGAAAGTATTGCTTGGGCAATTGCAGAATGCAGTCCAGAAGAAATTGATCAGGTAAATATTTTAAAGGCTTCATTTTGGGCTATGCACAAAGCATTGGATCAATTAAAACAAAAACCAGATTTCTTATTGGTGGATGGAAACCGATTTACCCCTTATCCAGAAATTCCCCATGAATGTGTTATAAAAGGAGATAGCAAATATTTTAGCATAGCAGCTGCTTCCATTTTAGCTAAAGAATACAGAGATAATCTTATGAGAGACTTAGCTGAAATTCATCCTCATTATGGTTGGGAGCGGAATGTTGGATACCCTACCAAACAACATAGAGCAGGTATTCAAAAATTTGGAGCAACTGAACACCATAGAAAATCATTTCAATTGTTGCCTAGACAATTAGAAATATTTGAAAAAGAGCATAAAGAAATCTCATCATGA
- a CDS encoding enoyl-CoA hydratase/isomerase family protein, whose translation MELTKIEIKDRIGYITLNRPEKRNALSYEFVGELKQAFVQLKEDNNAKVIVLRAEGKAFCAGADLAYIQGLQNNTYEENLEDSNHLKELFYEIYTYPKVVIAEIQGHALAGGCGLATVCDFSYTVPHAKFGYTEVKIGFIPAIVKVFLLRKIGEGKSKELLLSGKLYEAVDAQKMGLVNEVVETEKLSETVYEFAQQLILNNSGQSMAFTKQMIAEVQEKGLEEGLQYAAEQNAIARASEDCKKGIAAFLNKETPSW comes from the coding sequence ATGGAATTAACTAAGATTGAAATTAAAGACAGAATTGGCTACATTACTTTAAACCGACCTGAAAAGAGAAATGCCTTAAGTTATGAATTTGTGGGCGAACTGAAGCAAGCTTTTGTACAACTAAAGGAAGATAATAATGCAAAAGTAATAGTGCTTAGAGCTGAAGGAAAAGCTTTTTGTGCTGGAGCTGATCTAGCTTATATACAAGGGTTACAAAATAATACTTATGAAGAAAATCTTGAAGATTCCAATCATTTAAAAGAGCTTTTCTATGAGATTTACACTTATCCTAAAGTAGTGATAGCAGAAATTCAAGGACATGCCTTAGCCGGAGGCTGTGGATTGGCTACAGTCTGTGATTTTTCTTATACAGTACCTCATGCAAAATTCGGCTATACGGAAGTGAAAATTGGATTTATTCCTGCTATAGTTAAGGTGTTTTTATTAAGAAAAATAGGAGAAGGAAAATCAAAAGAATTGTTGTTATCCGGAAAATTATATGAAGCAGTTGATGCCCAAAAAATGGGCTTAGTCAATGAAGTGGTGGAAACCGAAAAGCTTTCAGAAACCGTTTATGAATTTGCCCAACAATTAATTCTAAACAATTCAGGTCAATCCATGGCTTTTACTAAACAAATGATAGCTGAAGTGCAAGAAAAAGGCTTGGAAGAAGGCTTACAATATGCAGCTGAGCAAAATGCCATAGCCCGTGCTTCAGAAGATTGTAAAAAAGGAATAGCTGCATTTTTGAATAAGGAGACACCTAGTTGGTAA
- a CDS encoding antitoxin has product MSMIEIVNIKDIEGEQFIKIPTNFKLKGDKVYFKKFGNAFYIIPFDDPWQSLLDSMGKFSDDFMENRNQPNI; this is encoded by the coding sequence ATGTCTATGATTGAAATAGTTAATATTAAAGATATTGAAGGTGAACAATTCATTAAAATACCTACAAACTTCAAATTGAAAGGCGATAAAGTTTATTTCAAAAAATTTGGAAACGCATTTTATATTATTCCATTTGATGATCCATGGCAAAGCTTATTGGATAGCATGGGAAAGTTTTCTGATGATTTTATGGAAAACCGTAATCAACCAAACATATGA
- the pyrE gene encoding orotate phosphoribosyltransferase yields the protein MITIAKPEIARAISLELLDVGAIQIRPAKPFTWASGWKSPIYCDNRLALSFPETRSIIKHYLSDVIRSQFPDAEAIAGVATAGIPQGVLVAESLDLPFMYVRSKPKGHGMENLVEGKLEKGQKIVLVEDLVSTGGSSIKAAEALREAGADVLGMAAIFTYGFDVAVENFEKAQIKLVCLSDYPHLLEEALVKKLIQNDELATLKEWRDNPSDWSPAAP from the coding sequence ATGATTACCATCGCCAAACCAGAAATTGCACGTGCCATCTCTTTAGAATTATTAGATGTTGGAGCTATACAAATCAGACCAGCTAAACCATTTACTTGGGCTTCAGGCTGGAAATCTCCAATTTATTGCGATAATAGGTTAGCACTTTCCTTCCCTGAAACACGAAGTATTATCAAGCATTATTTATCTGATGTCATAAGATCGCAATTTCCTGATGCTGAAGCGATTGCTGGCGTTGCCACAGCCGGTATTCCGCAGGGCGTTTTGGTTGCCGAATCATTAGATCTTCCTTTTATGTACGTGCGTTCCAAACCAAAGGGGCATGGAATGGAGAATTTGGTGGAAGGAAAATTAGAGAAGGGTCAAAAAATTGTATTGGTAGAAGATTTAGTATCTACTGGTGGTAGTTCTATCAAAGCAGCAGAAGCTTTAAGAGAAGCTGGTGCTGATGTGTTGGGAATGGCAGCAATTTTCACTTATGGTTTTGATGTGGCAGTAGAAAATTTTGAAAAAGCTCAAATTAAGTTGGTCTGCTTAAGCGATTATCCGCATTTGCTTGAAGAGGCTTTAGTAAAAAAATTAATTCAAAATGATGAGTTAGCGACCTTAAAGGAATGGCGAGATAATCCTTCTGACTGGAGTCCGGCAGCCCCTTAA
- a CDS encoding TonB-dependent receptor has translation MLRLLFVLIVWLSGLNLINAQEFRAVIKDEKGEPLPFSTAYDHDLGYGATADKNGEIKLDLKTDSKEIWISHVGYQKKKIDMEEIDLSQFHQIQLLPDKLGLNEVVVSGQMQARSLRNSPVKVEVFKADFLNDFSQGSGNLMENISMVNGIQENVACGVCYTNEISINGLEGAYTSLLINGIPIYGNLATVYGLNSIPTDMMEKIEVVRGPGSTLYGSEAMAGVINIITPHAETNSVNLNSSISQFGEWKGNLITQYKAKSWKHFSGFHWDVANQFIDENNDLFSDVVLRDRFSIFNFSENEEKQLSIGGKYYFEDRRNGVVEYVLDRNYKQLRGNDEVYGESIYTHRWELFGSKKFGGSPFRLQFSASQHWQDSFYGDTFYEAEQHQAFSNFIYERTWGNHSFLSGLSQRVSYYDDNSAATENEEGNKPDLQIIPGVFVQDEWKINEKWKTLSGARIDYYNRHGLIFSPRLNVQYQLSEWTNFRFNSGTGFRIVNLFTEDHAFVSGQRELRIDEDLDPERSFNVGLGFQHVYTVGNQQGSIELDGFYTYFTNKIIPDYNTPGFIIYENSEAYAYTRGLSANINHQIGAHLYLNLGAQWQNARQAESNADGILEENPIMYSRDWSAVGSAEYSFPLGIKLNYSFNWNGPTAMPEVYDVSATGEIISSRSDFSPEFTLHNLKLRKEFKRLEVFAGVRNVLDNVQRVSPLSGTQDETTPLGFGEYFDTAYNYGSMMGRNFFMGFDWRIK, from the coding sequence ATGTTAAGGTTGTTATTTGTTTTAATTGTTTGGTTATCAGGGCTTAATTTGATAAATGCACAGGAATTCAGAGCTGTTATTAAAGATGAAAAGGGGGAGCCTTTACCGTTTTCAACAGCTTATGACCATGACCTTGGATATGGGGCAACAGCAGACAAGAATGGTGAAATCAAATTAGACTTAAAAACTGATTCTAAAGAAATTTGGATTTCGCATGTAGGCTATCAAAAGAAGAAAATTGACATGGAGGAAATAGATTTATCGCAATTCCATCAAATCCAGCTTTTACCAGATAAGTTAGGCTTAAATGAAGTGGTGGTGAGTGGGCAAATGCAAGCTAGAAGTTTGAGGAATTCTCCGGTGAAAGTCGAAGTTTTCAAAGCAGATTTTCTAAATGATTTTTCGCAAGGTTCGGGTAACTTGATGGAAAATATTTCTATGGTAAATGGAATTCAAGAAAATGTGGCTTGTGGCGTTTGCTACACCAATGAAATCAGCATAAACGGATTAGAAGGAGCCTACACTTCACTGTTAATAAACGGAATTCCGATCTACGGTAATTTAGCTACAGTCTATGGGTTGAATAGCATCCCTACAGATATGATGGAAAAAATAGAAGTCGTTAGAGGCCCGGGCTCAACGCTTTATGGTTCCGAAGCAATGGCAGGAGTTATTAATATTATTACTCCTCATGCAGAAACTAATTCTGTAAATCTGAATTCCAGTATTTCGCAATTTGGTGAATGGAAAGGAAATCTAATCACCCAATATAAAGCTAAAAGTTGGAAACACTTTTCGGGTTTTCACTGGGATGTGGCAAATCAGTTTATAGATGAAAATAATGATTTGTTTTCTGATGTGGTTTTAAGAGATCGCTTTTCAATATTTAATTTCTCTGAAAATGAGGAAAAGCAATTGTCAATAGGTGGTAAATACTATTTTGAAGATAGAAGAAATGGTGTTGTGGAATACGTGCTGGATCGAAACTATAAGCAATTAAGAGGGAATGATGAGGTTTATGGGGAAAGTATTTATACGCATCGTTGGGAGTTATTCGGGAGTAAAAAATTTGGAGGATCACCATTCAGATTGCAGTTTTCAGCTAGCCAACATTGGCAAGACAGTTTCTACGGAGATACATTTTATGAGGCGGAACAACATCAAGCATTCTCAAATTTCATTTATGAAAGAACGTGGGGAAATCACAGCTTTTTATCAGGTTTAAGTCAGCGCGTAAGCTACTATGACGATAACTCAGCAGCAACTGAAAATGAGGAAGGTAATAAGCCTGATTTACAAATTATCCCCGGTGTTTTCGTTCAAGATGAATGGAAGATAAATGAAAAATGGAAAACACTTTCTGGGGCTAGAATAGACTATTACAATCGACACGGTTTGATATTTTCCCCAAGGCTAAATGTCCAGTATCAATTAAGCGAATGGACTAATTTTCGTTTCAATAGTGGTACAGGGTTTAGGATAGTGAATCTATTCACTGAAGATCACGCTTTTGTTTCCGGACAAAGGGAATTGCGGATTGACGAAGATTTAGACCCGGAAAGGTCATTTAATGTCGGTTTGGGATTTCAGCATGTTTATACTGTCGGAAATCAGCAGGGAAGTATTGAGTTGGATGGGTTTTACACTTATTTTACTAATAAAATTATTCCTGATTATAATACACCTGGCTTTATTATTTATGAGAACTCCGAAGCTTATGCTTATACCCGAGGCCTAAGTGCGAATATTAACCACCAAATAGGCGCTCATCTCTATTTGAATTTAGGTGCTCAATGGCAGAATGCAAGACAGGCAGAAAGCAATGCGGACGGAATATTAGAGGAGAACCCAATTATGTATTCAAGAGATTGGTCTGCGGTAGGTTCAGCAGAATATAGTTTTCCTTTGGGGATAAAGTTGAATTATAGTTTTAATTGGAATGGACCTACTGCCATGCCAGAGGTTTATGATGTGAGTGCAACGGGTGAAATTATCAGCTCCAGATCAGACTTTTCTCCTGAATTCACACTCCATAACCTTAAACTTAGAAAGGAATTCAAAAGGCTAGAGGTTTTTGCAGGTGTCAGAAATGTATTGGATAATGTGCAAAGGGTGTCACCGCTTAGCGGAACGCAGGACGAGACCACTCCTCTCGGTTTTGGAGAATATTTTGATACCGCTTACAATTATGGGAGTATGATGGGACGAAATTTCTTTATGGGGTTTGACTGGAGAATAAAATGA
- a CDS encoding RecQ family ATP-dependent DNA helicase — protein sequence MQNLKAIDVLQKYWGYEAFRSMQEDIINSVTSGNDTLALLPTGGGKSICFQVPALMSEGLCLVISPLIALMKDQVEQLKRRKIPAAAVYSGMTYREIDILLDNAAHGAYKFLYVSPERLKTELFLERAKKMNLNLLAIDEAHCISQWGYDFRPPYLEIANFRELFPDLPCIALTATATEDVKIDVQEKLNFKNGKLFQKSFARDNLSYSVRKVENKEAKLFEILRKISGTSVIYARNRRRTKEIAEALKKNGFSADFYHAGLSQADRNAKQDAWLKDKTRIIVATNAFGMGIDKPDVRTVIHWELPDNLESYYQEAGRAGRDEKPAFAVALYHPQDFKEMEEKHELAHPEFDFLKKLYQSLANYFKIAIGSGEMQSYNFEIQDFCQHYNYEVYPVFHALKVLEEEGFIQLNEQFFRPSGLHINLDFKDLYAYEIANAKFEKLIKTVLRIYGGDIYQQVIFINELQIAKMAELSPKEVVKQLNYLDKEGVMDYSPKSDSPQLTFLEARHDANKLPLNKKRLEERKKSKYEKLMAVKNYVENDLVCRTLKLLQYFGEYKEEKCGVCDVCINEKKSLHQDKDLEQKVLQILKDSHLNIERLLENIEGYAKEKVISTVRKLDDEGKLKMDKLGMLSLVN from the coding sequence ATGCAAAACCTAAAAGCCATTGATGTTCTCCAAAAGTACTGGGGCTATGAAGCCTTCAGAAGTATGCAGGAGGATATTATCAATTCCGTAACCTCTGGAAATGATACCTTGGCTTTGTTGCCAACTGGTGGGGGAAAATCTATTTGCTTTCAAGTGCCTGCCTTGATGAGCGAAGGCTTATGCTTAGTAATTTCACCGCTAATCGCCTTAATGAAGGATCAGGTAGAGCAATTAAAGAGAAGAAAAATTCCTGCAGCTGCCGTTTATTCGGGTATGACCTATAGGGAAATTGATATTCTATTGGATAATGCCGCTCATGGCGCCTATAAGTTTCTTTACGTTTCGCCAGAAAGGTTAAAAACCGAATTATTTCTGGAAAGGGCTAAAAAAATGAATCTTAATCTTCTCGCAATAGATGAAGCGCATTGTATTTCCCAATGGGGTTATGATTTCCGCCCACCTTATTTGGAGATTGCTAATTTCCGAGAATTATTTCCTGATTTGCCCTGCATAGCTTTAACTGCAACTGCCACTGAAGACGTTAAAATCGATGTTCAAGAAAAGCTGAATTTTAAAAATGGAAAGCTTTTTCAAAAGAGTTTTGCACGAGATAATCTTTCTTACTCGGTAAGAAAAGTAGAAAATAAGGAAGCCAAGCTTTTTGAGATTTTACGAAAAATATCAGGTACATCTGTTATATATGCAAGAAACCGAAGACGTACAAAAGAAATAGCTGAAGCTTTGAAGAAAAATGGGTTTTCAGCAGATTTTTATCATGCCGGACTTTCACAAGCTGATCGAAATGCTAAGCAGGATGCTTGGTTGAAAGATAAAACCAGAATTATTGTGGCCACGAATGCCTTCGGAATGGGTATTGATAAGCCCGATGTACGCACTGTAATTCACTGGGAGTTGCCTGATAATTTGGAATCCTATTATCAGGAAGCGGGCAGGGCAGGGCGTGATGAGAAACCAGCTTTTGCTGTTGCGCTTTACCATCCTCAGGATTTCAAAGAGATGGAAGAGAAACATGAGTTGGCCCATCCTGAATTTGATTTCCTTAAAAAGCTTTATCAGTCACTGGCAAATTACTTTAAAATAGCGATTGGCTCAGGCGAAATGCAAAGCTATAATTTTGAAATTCAGGATTTTTGTCAGCATTACAACTATGAAGTTTATCCAGTTTTTCATGCGTTAAAAGTACTAGAAGAGGAAGGCTTTATTCAACTGAATGAACAGTTTTTCCGACCATCTGGATTACATATTAATCTGGATTTTAAGGATTTATATGCCTATGAAATTGCCAATGCCAAATTTGAAAAGCTGATTAAAACGGTATTGCGAATTTATGGCGGAGATATTTATCAACAAGTTATATTTATAAATGAATTGCAAATAGCCAAAATGGCTGAATTGAGTCCGAAAGAAGTAGTAAAACAATTAAATTATTTGGATAAGGAAGGAGTGATGGATTATTCACCCAAATCAGATTCTCCACAGTTAACCTTTCTGGAAGCACGTCATGATGCTAACAAACTGCCTTTGAATAAAAAGCGATTGGAGGAGCGGAAGAAAAGCAAATACGAGAAATTGATGGCAGTGAAAAATTATGTTGAAAATGATTTAGTCTGCCGTACTTTAAAATTACTACAGTATTTTGGAGAATATAAAGAAGAGAAATGCGGAGTATGCGATGTTTGCATCAATGAAAAAAAATCATTGCATCAGGATAAGGATTTGGAGCAAAAAGTATTACAAATCCTGAAAGATTCCCATTTGAATATTGAGAGACTTTTAGAAAACATTGAAGGTTATGCCAAAGAGAAAGTAATTTCTACTGTGCGAAAACTGGATGATGAAGGTAAATTGAAAATGGATAAACTGGGGATGTTGAGTTTGGTAAATTAA